From the Chloroflexus aurantiacus J-10-fl genome, one window contains:
- the rimI gene encoding ribosomal protein S18-alanine N-acetyltransferase — MREEDIPAVQEIERQSQMAPWSALTYRREIRNRQSCRYVVARADTQLPDGTPPATDYPLLLRLLQRIGLVAPASTSTAPIVGYGGIWLNETSGHITTIAVAPAHRRRGVGELILNALIDGAYELNAQYLSLEVRVSNLTAQRLYLKYGFRPVGQRANYYVDNHEDALVMWTDPITTTSYKERLRELRRQLHERLRQQVDQVVVGSPSNGPTVG; from the coding sequence ATGCGTGAAGAAGATATTCCTGCCGTGCAAGAGATCGAGCGGCAGAGTCAGATGGCACCGTGGTCAGCCCTGACCTATCGCCGCGAGATTCGCAACCGTCAGTCGTGCCGGTATGTCGTGGCCCGCGCCGACACGCAGCTCCCCGATGGCACACCCCCTGCAACCGATTACCCTCTCCTGCTGCGGCTGTTGCAACGCATTGGCCTGGTTGCCCCCGCATCTACCAGTACTGCACCAATCGTTGGCTATGGCGGTATCTGGCTGAACGAAACCAGTGGTCACATTACAACGATTGCGGTTGCACCGGCCCATCGCCGGCGCGGAGTTGGTGAGCTGATCCTCAATGCGCTTATTGATGGTGCTTACGAACTGAACGCTCAGTACCTCTCGCTCGAGGTGCGGGTCAGTAACCTGACGGCCCAGCGCCTCTACCTCAAATACGGCTTTCGTCCGGTAGGTCAACGGGCGAACTACTATGTTGACAATCACGAAGACGCTCTGGTGATGTGGACAGACCCCATCACAACGACGAGTTATAAGGAGCGTCTCCGTGAGCTACGCCGACAATTGCACGAACGGCTACGTCAACAGGTCGATCAAGTGGTGGTTGGGAGTCCAAGTAACGGTCCAACCGTCGGGTAG
- a CDS encoding SPL family radical SAM protein yields MAYYQRELAPNVPPLSARRPLINEYFLSAYTMSVYTGCELGCPYCDSWVYNERPLNETIAIPVDLPQRLAAALPKIDRGDLIAISALSDPYQPAEQTYRITRQVLQLFAEHGQPCLIMTKSPLVLEDRSLLQKMNERSLAVVVTTLLTLDQHLATRLEGRAPSPQLRLEMLAELKRAGIPVGVALLPVMPYVNDSNLNLRRVLHACAEVGVDFVVWDYLHIPNERHRHRINVLLSQLGSYPPRYYRDVYRDQATVNPIYRHDRDRELLQRCDELGLAPRAPHQLYAGKLSPRNEAALLLRHAAFRDRLQGRERLAHLHRELADAIFQGRFRAADLRQSPLYPTVGPLLGLPTTT; encoded by the coding sequence ATGGCGTACTATCAACGAGAACTGGCGCCCAATGTACCGCCGCTAAGTGCCCGCCGACCGCTCATCAACGAGTATTTTCTCTCGGCCTATACGATGAGCGTTTATACCGGCTGTGAATTGGGCTGTCCCTATTGCGATAGCTGGGTGTACAACGAACGCCCGCTCAACGAGACGATTGCGATCCCGGTTGATCTGCCGCAACGTCTGGCAGCAGCGTTGCCAAAGATTGATCGTGGTGATCTGATTGCGATCAGCGCCTTGAGCGATCCCTATCAACCGGCTGAGCAGACCTATCGGATTACCCGCCAGGTCTTGCAGCTTTTTGCCGAACACGGTCAGCCATGTCTGATTATGACCAAGAGTCCACTCGTGCTGGAAGATCGCTCACTGTTGCAAAAGATGAACGAGCGTAGTCTGGCGGTGGTGGTAACGACGTTGCTGACCCTGGATCAGCATCTGGCGACGCGCCTTGAAGGACGGGCACCGTCACCCCAACTCCGCCTGGAGATGCTTGCCGAGCTGAAACGGGCGGGTATTCCGGTTGGCGTGGCCTTGTTGCCGGTGATGCCCTATGTGAACGACAGCAACCTCAATCTGCGACGGGTATTGCACGCCTGTGCTGAGGTTGGGGTTGATTTTGTGGTGTGGGATTATCTCCACATCCCAAATGAACGGCATCGTCATCGGATCAACGTGCTGCTCAGTCAGTTAGGCTCGTACCCACCGCGCTACTATCGCGATGTCTATCGCGATCAGGCCACCGTCAATCCGATCTATCGTCATGATCGTGATCGCGAGTTATTGCAACGGTGCGATGAGCTAGGGCTGGCACCGCGCGCACCGCACCAGCTCTACGCCGGAAAACTCTCGCCACGGAATGAAGCGGCGTTGCTGCTGCGACACGCGGCGTTTCGTGATCGATTGCAGGGGAGGGAACGACTGGCCCATCTGCACCGTGAACTGGCCGATGCCATCTTCCAGGGTCGTTTTCGGGCTGCCGATCTGCGCCAGAGTCCACTCTACCCGACGGTTGGACCGTTACTTGGACTCCCAACCACCACTTGA
- a CDS encoding stage V sporulation protein S, translating to MSNAQPLERAVGEGNATPARQRSAEVLKVSTRSRPSAVAGAIAGVMRENGSAEVQSIGAGATNQAIKAVAIARAYLSEEGIDIVCIPSFIDVAIDDEERTAIRLLIERR from the coding sequence ATGAGCAACGCCCAGCCGCTAGAGCGGGCTGTTGGCGAAGGAAACGCCACCCCCGCTCGTCAGCGCAGTGCCGAGGTCTTGAAGGTCTCGACCCGCTCGCGGCCGAGTGCCGTTGCCGGCGCAATTGCCGGTGTAATGCGCGAGAATGGTTCGGCCGAGGTACAGTCAATTGGCGCTGGCGCAACCAATCAGGCCATTAAGGCCGTTGCTATCGCTCGCGCATATCTGAGCGAGGAGGGTATCGATATCGTCTGTATTCCGTCGTTTATCGATGTCGCTATCGATGACGAGGAACGCACGGCTATTCGTCTCCTCATCGAGCGCCGGTAG
- a CDS encoding ABC transporter permease: MNRLLHTTYWDIVRQYRNGFYFVTVLIVALLVVLLRQLDGVDWQLWWPAILLETLVVNSFFFMAGLVLLEKGEGVLEAQVVTPLRDWEYLLAKIISLFVLSASESLALILLVSGPAFNWLWMLIGIGCFVAMYTLYGFFVVARYDSISEFILPSALWTMGFSIPLLPYFDLWQHWLIYLHPLQAPLILVEAAYKPLPAWQLWYGILYSLVWISIGWVVGRHTFYRFVVTKEGSRRRSVSLARSL, encoded by the coding sequence ATGAACCGTCTCTTACACACAACCTATTGGGATATTGTTCGCCAGTATCGCAACGGATTTTACTTCGTTACGGTGTTGATCGTCGCGCTCCTGGTTGTTTTGTTACGTCAACTCGATGGCGTGGACTGGCAACTGTGGTGGCCGGCCATTCTGCTGGAAACGCTGGTGGTTAACAGCTTTTTCTTTATGGCCGGGCTGGTCTTGCTGGAGAAGGGGGAAGGCGTGCTGGAAGCACAGGTTGTCACCCCGCTCCGCGACTGGGAGTATCTGCTGGCGAAGATTATCAGTCTATTCGTCCTTTCAGCCAGCGAGTCGCTGGCCCTGATCCTGCTGGTGAGCGGCCCAGCCTTTAACTGGTTGTGGATGCTAATCGGCATCGGTTGTTTTGTCGCCATGTACACGTTATACGGATTTTTTGTTGTGGCGCGTTACGATTCGATCTCTGAATTCATCCTGCCTTCGGCGCTATGGACGATGGGTTTTTCGATTCCGCTGTTACCCTATTTTGATCTCTGGCAACACTGGCTGATCTACCTGCATCCACTTCAGGCACCCCTGATACTGGTGGAGGCAGCCTACAAGCCGCTACCGGCCTGGCAGTTGTGGTACGGTATTCTTTACAGTCTGGTCTGGATCAGTATCGGATGGGTCGTCGGGCGGCACACCTTCTACCGCTTCGTGGTGACCAAAGAGGGCAGTCGGCGGCGAAGCGTATCGTTAGCGAGGTCGTTATGA
- a CDS encoding DUF4058 family protein, translating to MELPFPGMDPYLEQPALWPDVHTALIAAMRDAIQEQLGPAYIALITPYIALESIEIAPTRQAFVPDIGVLRDDPADTGTATATITPAPLTLPVQMTVPTRYARIEIRAVVQQTLITAIELLSPANKRPGLDGADAYEKKRQELFASSVHLLEIDLLRGGVRPQLARPLPPTAYCVFLSRAYRRPLVDVWPIALSDPLPVLPVPLSYPDPDVALDLGAVLRQVYRRAHYERLIDYRADPPPPPLAPDEAAWLDQHLRAMGLR from the coding sequence ATGGAGCTACCGTTTCCCGGCATGGACCCATACCTCGAACAGCCGGCGCTGTGGCCGGATGTGCATACAGCGCTGATTGCAGCAATGCGCGATGCCATCCAGGAGCAGCTTGGACCTGCCTATATTGCGCTCATCACGCCCTACATCGCGTTGGAGAGTATCGAGATTGCCCCCACCCGACAGGCGTTTGTGCCCGATATTGGCGTGTTGCGTGATGATCCTGCCGACACCGGTACCGCTACAGCAACCATCACCCCCGCCCCGCTCACGCTACCGGTGCAGATGACGGTGCCCACCCGGTATGCCCGGATTGAAATCCGCGCTGTTGTTCAGCAGACCCTGATCACCGCCATTGAGCTGCTCTCACCTGCCAACAAACGCCCCGGCCTCGATGGTGCCGATGCCTACGAAAAGAAGCGGCAGGAACTCTTCGCCAGCAGCGTTCACCTGCTCGAAATCGACCTCTTGCGCGGCGGGGTTCGCCCGCAACTGGCCCGGCCCCTGCCACCAACCGCCTACTGCGTCTTCCTCAGCCGAGCCTATCGCCGGCCACTGGTCGATGTCTGGCCGATTGCCCTTAGCGACCCGCTGCCGGTATTGCCGGTGCCCCTCAGCTACCCTGACCCCGATGTCGCCCTTGACCTCGGCGCGGTCTTGCGTCAGGTCTACCGTCGTGCCCATTACGAACGGCTGATCGATTACCGCGCCGACCCACCACCGCCACCCCTCGCCCCTGACGAAGCCGCCTGGCTGGATCAGCATCTGCGTGCGATGGGGTTGCGGTAG
- a CDS encoding glycosyltransferase family 2 protein, with translation MQHIGVVIVSYNTAPLLRRCLAALEHCHLPLQIVVVDNGSHDESVALVRREFPHVILRERPENPGYAAASNEGIALLHEHNDAVLILNPDTEVLPGAIEALADFLAAHPRVGLVGPRLLNPDHSLQRAAFRFPDLITTALDLFPPGEVLPGRLYDSWWHGRYPHELGDSPFPIDYPLGACMLVRSSTIAEVGGMDEGYFMYCEEVDWCRRIKQAGWAIWQVPAARVVHVGGAATGQFRWRMQVALWRARRRYMQKFASPITQRAYAALVTVGMLRLTGKAWRDYLNGRIDRDALRGQLLAYGTILRDSSNFSSIPVAKVAG, from the coding sequence ATGCAGCATATCGGCGTCGTTATTGTTTCTTACAACACCGCTCCGCTGCTCCGGCGCTGTCTGGCAGCGCTGGAGCATTGCCATCTTCCGCTACAGATCGTCGTGGTTGATAACGGCTCGCACGACGAGAGCGTTGCCCTTGTCCGACGCGAATTCCCGCACGTTATCCTGCGCGAACGGCCAGAAAACCCCGGCTACGCGGCGGCTAGCAATGAAGGCATTGCGCTGCTGCACGAACACAACGATGCCGTCCTTATCCTCAATCCAGACACCGAGGTCTTACCTGGTGCCATCGAGGCGCTGGCCGATTTTCTGGCTGCCCACCCGCGGGTCGGCCTGGTCGGGCCACGCCTGCTCAACCCCGATCACAGCCTGCAACGGGCAGCCTTTCGCTTTCCCGATCTGATCACCACGGCTCTCGATCTCTTCCCACCGGGTGAGGTGTTACCCGGTCGGCTGTACGATTCCTGGTGGCACGGTCGCTATCCGCACGAATTAGGCGACTCCCCCTTCCCAATTGACTACCCGCTGGGTGCGTGTATGCTCGTCCGCAGCAGCACCATTGCTGAGGTTGGTGGGATGGATGAAGGTTACTTTATGTACTGTGAAGAGGTCGACTGGTGCCGGCGGATCAAACAGGCCGGCTGGGCGATCTGGCAGGTACCGGCAGCGCGGGTTGTGCATGTTGGTGGCGCGGCTACCGGTCAATTCCGCTGGCGCATGCAGGTTGCGCTCTGGCGTGCCCGCCGGCGCTACATGCAGAAGTTTGCCTCACCGATCACGCAACGCGCCTACGCTGCCCTGGTCACGGTTGGGATGCTTCGCCTCACCGGCAAAGCCTGGCGCGACTATCTGAATGGGCGGATCGACCGCGATGCTCTGCGCGGTCAGCTCCTGGCTTACGGCACCATTTTGCGTGACAGCTCCAATTTCTCATCAATACCGGTTGCGAAGGTTGCAGGCTGA
- a CDS encoding ABC transporter ATP-binding protein, whose translation MINVQNLSFTYPGTSTPALHDITFTIEAGEIFGFLGPSGAGKSTTQKILIRLLRGFRGHVTILGRDLRDWDDNLYEQVGVCFELPNHYGKLTAIENLRYFARLYSRPTLAPETVLDMVGLSEDGHLLASQYSKGMKIRLNLARALLHQPQLLFLDEPTAGLDPVNARRIKDLIKAQKEAGRTIFLTTHDMNIAEELCDRVAFIIDGQIRLIDSPRELKLQYGKKLVRVEYLVNGHLDACEFALDGLADNRQFHDVLRLPVQTIHTQEASLEQIFIQVTGRNLN comes from the coding sequence ATGATTAACGTCCAGAATCTCTCTTTTACCTATCCCGGCACCAGCACACCGGCGTTGCATGACATCACCTTTACCATTGAGGCCGGTGAAATCTTCGGGTTTCTCGGCCCCAGTGGTGCCGGTAAATCCACCACGCAGAAGATTCTGATCCGCCTGTTGCGTGGCTTTCGTGGTCACGTCACGATCCTCGGTCGCGATCTGCGTGACTGGGACGACAACCTCTACGAGCAGGTAGGTGTCTGCTTCGAGCTGCCCAATCACTACGGCAAGCTCACAGCCATCGAAAATCTACGCTACTTTGCGCGCCTGTATTCCAGGCCAACCCTGGCACCTGAGACTGTGCTCGACATGGTTGGTCTGAGCGAGGACGGCCACCTGCTGGCTTCACAATATTCAAAGGGGATGAAGATCAGGCTCAACCTGGCCCGTGCGCTCCTGCATCAGCCCCAACTGCTCTTTCTCGATGAGCCTACTGCCGGTCTCGACCCGGTCAATGCACGGCGGATCAAAGACCTGATCAAGGCCCAGAAAGAAGCTGGCCGCACCATCTTCCTCACCACCCACGACATGAACATCGCCGAAGAGCTGTGTGATCGGGTGGCATTCATCATCGACGGTCAGATCAGGCTCATCGACTCGCCACGGGAGCTGAAGTTGCAGTACGGCAAAAAACTGGTACGGGTGGAATATCTGGTCAACGGTCACCTGGACGCCTGCGAGTTCGCCCTCGACGGTCTGGCCGATAATCGTCAGTTCCACGATGTACTCCGTCTGCCAGTACAGACCATTCACACGCAGGAGGCCAGTCTTGAGCAGATATTTATTCAGGTGACTGGACGCAATCTGAATTGA
- a CDS encoding TetR/AcrR family transcriptional regulator, translating into MPTETFFNLPEEKRSRLIDVLLDEFAQNDYDSVSINRITERAGIAKGSFYQYFADKKDCYLYLIQLGIEQKTAFLRQTPPASTTDMFAYLRWLLDVGIQFQFHNPRLAQIAYKALYDDVPLPAETMQVIRHGSFAYFKQLVEQGIADGSLVPDLDADTAAFVLNVVFTELGNHLIERFAVNPAELLREGGIVLLQPAMRRVIEQVIDILERGMRRR; encoded by the coding sequence ATGCCGACAGAAACCTTCTTCAACCTCCCCGAAGAGAAACGGTCACGCCTGATCGATGTTCTCCTCGATGAGTTTGCCCAGAACGACTACGACAGCGTTTCGATCAATCGCATCACCGAGCGGGCCGGCATTGCCAAAGGCAGTTTTTATCAGTACTTCGCTGACAAGAAAGACTGCTACCTGTATCTGATTCAGCTCGGCATCGAGCAGAAAACCGCCTTTCTCCGCCAAACACCGCCGGCATCAACCACAGATATGTTTGCCTATCTCCGCTGGCTGCTCGATGTCGGTATTCAGTTCCAGTTTCACAACCCCCGCCTGGCGCAGATCGCTTACAAGGCGCTGTACGACGATGTGCCACTACCGGCGGAAACGATGCAGGTGATCCGACACGGCAGTTTCGCCTACTTCAAACAACTGGTCGAACAGGGCATTGCCGATGGTTCACTTGTTCCCGACCTCGACGCCGACACAGCCGCGTTCGTGTTGAACGTTGTCTTCACCGAGCTGGGGAATCATCTGATCGAGCGTTTTGCGGTCAATCCGGCAGAGTTGTTGCGCGAGGGAGGCATCGTCTTGCTCCAACCGGCTATGCGTCGTGTCATCGAGCAGGTGATCGACATCCTGGAACGGGGCATGCGACGGCGATAA
- the rny gene encoding ribonuclease Y, which translates to MTELLWAVVALLAGLAGGAGIGVYWANNGVSSLVQRKAAEARLLIEEARSQQKEILLQAKDEALRIRNEAEAELRESRQSLQKQEERLQRKEENIDRKLEGIERRERLIQQRERQIEQLTQEAERLKRQQAQELERISQLSREEARSIILAEVERETREDAARRIRELEQQTKEEADKIARKIIGLAIQRCASDYVAEMTVSTVNLPSEELKGRIIGREGRNIRAFEQITGVDIIVDDTPEAVTLSCHDPVRREVARVALLKLLKDGRIHPSRIEEVVHKTQLEIEQIMREEGERVAYEANVQGLHPDLIKLLGRLKYRTSYGQNVLQHSLECALLAAHMAAELGANVNIAKTAALLHDIGKAVDHEVQGPHALIGAEIARRLGRSAAIVHAIAAHHYDEEPQTVEAFLVIAADAISGARPGARRETLDLYIKRLEALETVATSFPGVQRAFAVQAGREVRVMVQPDQIDDLASIHLARNVAKKIEESLQYPGQIKVTIIRETRAVDYAR; encoded by the coding sequence GTGACAGAGCTACTCTGGGCCGTCGTCGCCCTGCTGGCAGGGCTGGCTGGCGGTGCAGGCATAGGTGTCTATTGGGCGAACAATGGCGTCAGCTCACTGGTCCAACGTAAAGCTGCCGAAGCCCGCCTGTTAATTGAAGAGGCGCGTTCGCAGCAAAAAGAAATCCTCTTGCAAGCAAAAGATGAAGCGTTACGGATTCGAAACGAAGCTGAAGCCGAGTTACGTGAATCGCGCCAGAGCTTGCAAAAACAGGAAGAACGTCTGCAACGTAAAGAGGAAAATATCGATCGTAAATTAGAAGGGATCGAGCGTCGTGAGCGGCTGATCCAGCAGCGCGAGCGTCAGATTGAACAGTTGACGCAAGAAGCTGAACGGTTAAAGCGCCAACAGGCGCAAGAGCTAGAGCGAATTTCGCAGTTATCGCGTGAAGAAGCGCGCTCAATTATTCTGGCCGAAGTTGAGCGTGAAACACGTGAAGATGCAGCCCGGCGCATCCGTGAACTCGAACAGCAAACGAAAGAGGAGGCCGATAAAATTGCCCGTAAAATTATCGGTCTGGCCATTCAGCGCTGCGCGAGTGATTACGTTGCAGAAATGACCGTCTCAACGGTGAACCTGCCGAGTGAAGAACTGAAAGGGCGCATCATTGGTCGTGAAGGACGCAATATTCGCGCCTTCGAGCAGATCACCGGTGTTGATATTATTGTTGATGATACCCCTGAAGCGGTGACTCTCTCGTGCCACGATCCGGTACGTCGGGAAGTAGCACGAGTGGCGCTGTTGAAGTTGTTGAAGGATGGCCGGATCCATCCTTCCCGTATCGAGGAGGTGGTTCACAAGACACAACTCGAGATCGAGCAGATTATGCGCGAAGAAGGTGAGCGTGTCGCTTACGAAGCGAATGTGCAGGGGTTGCACCCCGATCTGATTAAGCTGCTCGGTCGTTTGAAATATCGCACCAGTTATGGGCAAAATGTTTTGCAACATTCGCTAGAATGTGCCTTACTGGCAGCCCATATGGCTGCTGAATTGGGTGCCAATGTCAATATTGCCAAGACCGCTGCGTTGTTGCACGACATCGGTAAAGCGGTTGATCACGAGGTTCAGGGTCCGCACGCTCTGATTGGTGCCGAAATTGCCCGGCGTCTTGGGCGGTCGGCGGCAATCGTGCACGCCATCGCAGCACATCACTACGATGAAGAACCGCAAACCGTCGAAGCCTTTCTTGTGATTGCCGCTGATGCAATTTCTGGTGCCCGTCCTGGTGCACGTCGCGAAACGCTTGATCTGTACATCAAGCGGCTGGAGGCTCTCGAAACCGTTGCTACATCATTCCCCGGCGTCCAGCGTGCGTTTGCTGTGCAGGCCGGTCGTGAGGTGCGGGTGATGGTGCAACCCGATCAAATTGACGATCTGGCCAGTATCCATCTGGCTCGCAATGTGGCTAAGAAGATCGAAGAGAGTCTGCAATATCCTGGTCAGATCAAAGTGACGATTATCCGCGAAACCCGCGCCGTTGATTATGCACGGTGA
- a CDS encoding DUF4058 family protein, which produces MELPFPGMDPYLEQPALWPDVHARLISAMCDAIQEQLGPAYIALITPYIALESIEIAPTRQAFVPDIGVLRDDPADTGTATATITPAPLTLPVQMTVPTRYARIEIRAVVQQTLITAIELLSPANKRPGLDGADAYEKKRQELFASSVHLLEIDLLRGGVRPQLARPLPPTAYCVFLSRAYRRPLVDVWPIALSDPLPVLPVPLSYPDPDVALDLGAVLRQVYRRAHYERLIDYRADPPPPPLAPDEAAWLDQHLRAMGLR; this is translated from the coding sequence ATGGAGCTACCGTTTCCCGGCATGGACCCATACCTCGAACAGCCGGCGCTGTGGCCGGATGTGCATGCGCGCCTGATTAGCGCGATGTGTGATGCCATCCAGGAACAGCTTGGGCCAGCCTATATTGCGCTCATCACGCCCTACATCGCGTTGGAGAGTATCGAGATTGCCCCCACCCGACAGGCGTTTGTGCCCGATATTGGCGTGCTGCGTGATGATCCTGCCGACACCGGTACCGCTACAGCAACCATCACCCCCGCGCCGCTCACGCTGCCGGTGCAGATGACGGTACCCACCCGGTATGCCCGAATTGAAATCCGCGCCGTTGTTCAGCAGACCCTGATCACCGCCATTGAGCTGCTCTCACCCGCCAACAAACGCCCCGGCCTCGATGGCGCCGATGCCTACGAAAAGAAGCGGCAGGAACTCTTCGCCAGCAGCGTTCATCTGCTCGAAATCGACCTCTTGCGCGGCGGGGTTCGTCCGCAACTGGCCCGGCCCCTGCCACCAACCGCCTACTGCGTCTTCCTCAGCCGAGCCTATCGCCGGCCACTGGTCGATGTCTGGCCGATTGCCCTCAGCGACCCGCTCCCGGTCTTGCCGGTGCCCCTCAGCTACCCTGACCCCGATGTCGCCCTTGACCTCGGCGCGGTCTTGCGTCAGGTCTACCGTCGTGCCCATTACGAACGGCTGATCGATTACCGCGCCGACCCGCCACCGCCACCCCTCGCCCCAGACGAAGCTGCCTGGCTGGATCAGCATCTGCGTGCGATGGGGTTGCGGTAA
- a CDS encoding inositol monophosphatase family protein — MLDFAIDLAYRAGTLIRAGAERDVSYEPKQYADVVTEVDRASEALIVGAIRARYPDHAIIAEEGSGVSMSSPYTWLIDPLDGTLNFLHGLPIFCVSIALLAYNEPLLGVVYDPMRNELFYAERGRGAFLNGRRLRVSQTPTLARSLLSSGLPYDRFEQPDNNLAELTHLAMLVQDIRRPGSAALDLCAVAAGRTDGHWELGLKPWDVGAGGLIALEAGATVTDWQGEPWRPLGGDRLVATNGLIHAELLAALAEVRRQRSLKLS; from the coding sequence ATGCTTGATTTTGCTATCGATCTCGCCTACCGGGCCGGCACGCTGATCCGGGCCGGCGCCGAGCGTGATGTGAGTTACGAACCGAAACAGTACGCCGATGTGGTGACCGAAGTAGATCGAGCCAGTGAAGCATTGATTGTCGGCGCGATCCGTGCTCGCTATCCCGATCACGCGATTATCGCCGAGGAGGGGAGTGGGGTGAGTATGTCATCGCCCTACACCTGGCTGATCGATCCACTCGATGGAACGCTCAATTTTCTCCACGGGCTGCCGATCTTCTGTGTCTCGATTGCCCTGCTCGCCTATAACGAACCGTTGCTGGGAGTTGTCTACGATCCCATGCGCAACGAGCTGTTCTACGCCGAGCGTGGTCGGGGTGCATTTCTCAACGGGCGACGGCTGCGGGTTTCGCAAACACCCACGCTGGCACGTAGTTTGTTGAGCAGTGGGTTGCCCTACGACCGGTTTGAGCAGCCTGACAACAATCTGGCCGAGTTGACCCATCTGGCGATGCTTGTACAGGATATTCGGCGGCCCGGCTCAGCAGCCCTCGATCTCTGTGCAGTCGCTGCCGGTCGCACTGATGGACACTGGGAGCTGGGGCTGAAGCCATGGGATGTTGGAGCCGGCGGGTTGATCGCCCTCGAAGCGGGTGCCACCGTCACCGACTGGCAGGGTGAGCCGTGGCGACCGCTCGGCGGTGATCGACTGGTCGCAACCAATGGTCTGATCCATGCCGAGCTACTGGCAGCCCTGGCTGAGGTTCGGCGTCAACGTTCGCTGAAATTGTCGTAG